The genomic DNA TAATACATCAATAACTCCGAATGGGAAGCTAAAGGTTGCAGAAGTTACTGTCTTCTCTTTCTAAGATCgtaaattttgttttcaaacagtgGCATTAAACTGCCAAGAAAAGGGCAACCATTTCCCTATCAGTTTACACTGGTAATTCATTATTCATCATACAGAATTACAGAGCTTAGCTGAAGATCTTTGAGAGAAGCCTCGAGCAATACACCATAGAAGCTTGGCAGCTAAGATGCTGTTGATTCTTTCCAAGCAAAATataacttgatttaaaaaaacagtttgacagctttttttttttttttaacatgctaaTTTGTTTGAAAGAACATTGTAAAAAGAATTGAATATGGGCTTGACATCTGGAAGTTACACTtgagctttttattattatcattactAACGTCATAATATGTTTGCTGCTGCAACCAAAAACTTTGTTAAACAGGTTGGTGATGGAGGAAGATTAGTTCCAGTGCCCAGCCTCAGTGAAGCTGATAAATACCAACCTCTGAGCCTTGtgattaagaaaagaaaatgtttgctctcaaaaaaatctaaatttgcTGCAACACCTTTCACTTTAAAAGACATTCTTCAAGGGGAGAAAGAAATTTCTGCAGGTaagatttctgtctttcttcgaagtggaaaaatgcatgttttctaGTAAATACAGGGTAGTAGACATAGTTTAAACTGTACAAGTAGTATGATGGTTCTTTAGTAGATGGATAATAAAATTTGTCTTCCTTAGTcatgtaataaatatttaagaaaaaagtacaaGTCaaactggtgaaaaaaaaagaaaaaaggactttCTGGAAAAAGAGTCTATAAAAAAAGTCAATTATACTAGAAAGCCTTGGTATTTTCTGAACTAATATGAAACAAATTCAGTTAAGCcttgtgttttttcagaaatcaCAGCAGATTCCTGATAGATGTATTGATGTATGTTGATGAATTGctaattaaaatttgtttttaatgtttacCTTTCTATGTATACTCGCTTTTAAGTATGTAAGAATGGCCTCAATTCTGCTGTTGTTCCATGCTAGTAATCCCTGGTGTTGAATTGGGCTCTGCACAGGCAGAAGCATTTGACAACAGCTATCTGACTGAAGTAATTGGATTTCTATAAGATTTTTCCACATTTGTAATCTtttttgtgtattaaaaaaGCTTAACTGTGTTTAAATTGCCTTTGCTGTGCAATATCAGAAATTTTTGAGGCGATTCTATGAGAATTAGGAGGTGCAAAATTGAACTATACTGCCTATATTTTCCTGTACCTTCCTTTGAAAAGTCTGTGTAATTCTTGCCTACATGCTATGTTTTCTCAAAACAGTTtcattgctttggttttttttgaaaaagggtCCATTTTGACAAAAGTATTGATCACTTTAATTGCACAACAATAGCATTAAAAGACAAACCAGTATGAGCACAAGAAGACAGAAATACTGGTTGACTCCACAAAGGGGTGATTCCAGGATGCAaacatgatgaaaaaaaaaatttgaatctCACTAATCCTACTAGTCCTACATTCAGGACAAGTCAACTGGCTTGTCCTGAATGAAAAGAattgaaaaatctcatttaaaaagtcTGAGAAAAAGGTTgcaaaatctcattaaaaagtCTCACAAAACCTTACTAGTCTTTTCTGTAAAGGTTAGATGTCTTGTGCAGAAAGTATTGTCCTTTAATGTATGCAAAGAACTTTGTaattgaatttccttttttatgtgACAAATACAAGCATTGCAATCTTTTTagaattatgaaaaatatatgaACCTTTTTTGggggttaaaaataaagacaaacagGATTTATACTAGGTGACTTCATAATGTCAGTTTATCCTAAAAGCTTCAAaggattagaaaaaaaagagtaaaaccCAGACTCTCAAATGTATTTGGATGCCTAATCCCTGTGGTCTACCAATTTAATTCTCTTCTTGCTGTGTAAAAATACTGCGTTCAGACTTTTCATCACACAACGGTTATCTTCTTTTACTCAGGTGTCTCATCTTACCAGTTGCTCAACTATGAAGATAAATCAGATGTTTCGCTTAATGGTAGAAGAGGAAATCAGATAATGAATGATGTTGGTTTTGATGTTGCTGGATCAGATTCTGTTGCCTTTAAAGCTTCGTTTGGCATAGTGACCAAACATGAGGTTGAAGTACCAACATTACTTAAAGAACTTACTACAAGgttatatattttgttttctggtttgatatttgtattttatacagTTAGTTTGAACCTCTGAAATGGTTaggttttgattatttttagcTAATCAATAGCAGTCACCATCTGATATTTTCCAAGAGTCTCAGGCTGGATCACTGGGATTAGATACATGACCTTCTGTGTAACACAGACTagaatttttctgaattaattctTGTTTGAATTACAGCGCatctttcagggaaaaaaaaaaaaaaatccagagaggAAGAGGCCATCCAAGGTCCTATCTATGTTATTCCATACtattgaaaatttaaaatttacttcAAATGACATTACCCAACTTCAGGTTTGAGAAATAGGATGTCTTTGCCTTTGTCTGATGAACTAGAGAGCCATATGTATTATTGCCAATGTAAGTACTTGAAGGTTTTATGAGGTTATTATACagccttttctttgaaaagcaaagtagGTTTATCTACTTGAATTTTTCATAACCTTCTGTGGCTCTTCTTTAAATGCAGTCGCCATTTTTCCAACTTCCTTGTTGAGCTGTGGACACGGAAACCTAACTTGGTGTTCCTGCAGTGCTAGCACAAATACCAAACACACAGAGATATGATGTGACTAATTCTAGGTGTAATTCTCTAGTTTATATTTCAAAGATTACCCCTCGGCCACAATGTCATCCCAGTGAATCCCAGTGTTGCATCCCAGTAAATTATTTACTATCCATGATGTGACATttgatattttcaaatatatattgTTTCCTTGTAGTTATTTACCAAGCAATGCATGTCATTTTGTATCCGTAACCTCTTTTGTACCTACCTGTTCCTGGTTTATTTGTATCCTCTAAACATTATCATGACTAattgggggtggggtggggaagaggtCCTAGCCTCCTTATAAAAACATTCAGTGTTACACAACTAAGAGCCAAAGCCTGTAGAAATTCTTCTACAAAGACTTTTTTCATGATTGTTCCATGTTTATAAGTGATACAGTTTTTTTCACTTATAGTTGACACATATCAGTTAACCAGTTTTTAATCCATTCGGTATATGCCAGCTTGTATAGGCATCATTTAGGCTTCTAACCAAAACATTGCATCATCATAAGCTTTATAGAAGCCCAAACGTAGAGCATTACAGCTATTGCTTTTACTGTCTATTTCCACAAATTCTTACTGACTGACATTAATTatatgacttaaaaaaaaatattaattaggGTGTGTTGACAGTTCCTTACTGTCACTAAGAAGAGTGTCAGACGGACAGACTTGGAATTTTCCAGGATGTCCCACATATCCTCTCTAACATTTGTACATTACTGGCTTTCCTTGAATTTTTTAGTGCTTCTGTTCTCAAACACTGAAAATCAATATTAAGTTTCCAGAGACCTCCCCAGTCAGTTGTTTTACTGCTATGAGACAGAAGTTATGGTGATTTATTTACTGATTTAAAGTTGTTATTAGCTGCTTTGTAAATTGCGAATAATCTCTGAatttccttcctgcctccctcttagaaaaataaactttgatCATTGTCTAGTCCATCAATCAAGAAAAAGTAGGATGGAAATTTTGTGCGTGGTCATGGAAAGTATTAGAACTACAAGGCAGTGCTCATTAACTGTCCATACTGGAATGCGTGGAGAGACAATGAGGGTAAATATATTTGACAAAGTTCTGTAACTTAAATGAACAAAGataaaaagctcatttttataaattttttgGTTGGATTTAATTGCAGAAAAAATCTGATGTAAATCAATATTATTGCACTGATGTAAACTGAATTAAAAGTTGGTCTTTTGTCAGAATTGCTTATGTGGCTGAGGGATGGGAAATGCATGAAAGGATGGCTAGACAATGAGCCATTGCTTTGGGTGAAGCCTCAGCAAAAATGTGGAATTTACCTCTTCTTAGTTTGAATCTCCAGTAAATGTATAACCTATCTTTCATTATTATATTAATCTTCTGTAACACACTGGAACTTCAGGTTATTATTTCAAAGGTCAGCATCTTACTCCCTGCCTTAtgttcttcctccctctctcactTCAGTGTGTTTGAGTAATTGAACCTACAAATCTTCTGATGTTTGTCCATTACTAGTATTTATAAATCATTCACATAATTTTCAACGAGTGATGCAAGTTAAGTTACTATCTCTGTATCaaacttcattaaaatgcaaagttGTTAATATAAAATTCTTTAGTTGTGAAATTTGATCTTCAATTTCAAAGCTTCCTCCTGGCATTATAATTCTTAAGATATACAGTTAAgatattattttgtttattttttcatttgatgctTTTCTAAATTATAGTTTCACATTATTGAAGATCAGAATTACAAAGGGCGGGACAAAGCCATTGTTTTTCCTGCGCATACAACTATTGCTTTTACTGTATTTGAACTTTATATTCATTTGGATGGTAATTTCGGTAAGTGATGTGCATTACTGTCATTAGTGCTATTGTTTGTAATGATCTGAGTTTTGAAAACAGTTGTCTTGCTCTTGATATACATAAGCCCCAATCCCATACAATGGCATGCTTTAACTTTATGCACATAAGTAATCTGACTTTCTAAGGGAAACAATTCTTGAAAAGATAAACAAGGCGGGTGCTAGAAAATAGTCTGTTAcggaaacatttttaaaaagttaagtatgattttgtaattttttttaaatcccacaGTTGCATGGAACAAAAAATCACTTCCGTATATTTCTAGCCTGTAAGGAACAGGCTTATGTGATCATCTGATCAGTTTTGCATAAAATAGGCAAGTAAAAATACCTAAGTGTGTAGAAATTCTAAACTAagctaacatttttttctgttgggtCTTTAATTTCAGTCTGATACATCATTACCACATATGGATATCTGAAGATATTTAGGAAGAAATAATCAGAATTACtagaaactaataaaaaaaattgcagaggTCCTgtaagatttttctccttttgggGAAAGGATAGCGCTTATGCATTTACATTATTTGTACTAATTAAAATGTAGCCTACAACATTATCAATGTTATCAACATTGTTTGTAATAAACCAGAAAGTCATTTTAGAATTTGATCTACTACTTGATAATATCAAATGCAAAACTCCCCATCAACTAGAGTAGATAAAGCTTTAACCACCAGATTCATGTGTACTTAAATAAAGGAACCTCTGTGAGAGTCACTCAACTGTTTCAGGAATTGCTTGACTCTCTATAACATTGTGGCTTTCTGTAAATAGCAAGATAAAAGACCTGGTTAGGGAATTAATCTCTATCTCTGCAGATCTGTACAGCACTATGTTTTGAAAGTTGCAAATAGCTCCATATCCTTTGGCATACACAGTATAAAACTTCCATGACAGGTACTCTGCATTGTAAAGCGCCTTTTTACTGAACTGTGAGATACCTTCACTCTTTTGTAAAAACTTTAAATATACTCCAAACCAGGCATAATTACTGGGTTGAAagtaaaaaagataaaacagtcTGTTAGTCCTTTATATTCACTTCCATAATGCTCAACATTAATTTCAGCTTTGgaagtgttttaattttattttacctttatGCAATGGTAGGTACATGCAGTGTTTTTCCTAAAGTCATTATCAGTGAAATAATCAATGAAGCTGATATTCGTATTTGCATAATTCAACAGACTTCTCAATTGAGAAagtttaaaacatgttttttcagtTCCTTGTAATTGATTATCCttatatttctctttaaaggttttctttcaaGTTCTGGATAGAAACTTAGGTGAtacttatatttattttaaaaaaaaagttttagtgGTTGATTTGGTGTTGGAAGAGATGACTACAGAACTCAAAGCCTtgcttattatttttcatttttagtttcaAATGAGATCATAGAAGTGCAGCTCCTTCAGAAGCAGGGCTCCCATTTATATATTGACTGTCTTAGTCCCTTAACATGGCCATAAATAGTGTATAACTGAAACAAACTCCGAGGATGTATGTTGAAAGCCACCAACGTTATAAAATTCCCATTGAATCTGTGTCACTTGATTCTATGGGCTATTACTGTGTGCAGACTTGTATTAAAAAGTGGTACTAGCCATTAAAAACATTAGCAAAGCTCAATTCAATCACTGTTAGCTTTATAGATTACAAAGCATATTAAACTCTGTTGTGCAAttattgcttttatattttgttcttctaaaaccttatttttaatctttacaGAACTCTGTGTGACTCCTGTTTCAAAAGGAGgatttgaaaaagagaaatctggATCATCTTCACTGACCAAATTAAGGAGGTTAAAGAGTAATCTGTTTCATCGAAGTATGACTTTTGATATTTATATCCAAATGTCTTAGTTAATGCACGAAGCGTgtatctttgtttctttaatttgtgTGCAAGATGAACGTTTAAAGTGGAAAATTTCGATGGAAAATGTACcccttttaatttcttgtatATTGAAATTATTGTAAAGttattaaaatttatatttGAGAATCTTACTCTTTTACAAGTAACAAATTTATGGTATTGCTGTTCATTAAAACTcaaagatcttaaaaaaaattatggctGATGATAAACTGGTATGGAGTGATTATACAACTAACTTCAGTTAACATTAAGCCTATTTCATGACCTTGCCATTTACAGCTCGTGTTATGCAATACAAGTTATAATCTATAAATAGTATTTCAGGGCGAACTCTTTAAATATCAaacaatattaatttaaatatttgactGTACTGTTTAGGCTATACATTCACATGGCAGGGACATGGGCAAGATACCATCACAGTTCTCTTTTCTCATTCTGATATGAACACAACATCCAACAAAACTGAATTATCACTGTATATAgttgtattttcttcagaacaAGATGCTATACCTATCCTTGGTCTAAGTGTTTTGGAAATCTGCAAATCTGAGTGTGCAGATAAATGTTGAGCAGTAAACACATCCTTCTAAAGGCTGCTCTGTATAGGTGTCCTTGCTCCATTGTATCCCATTCTTGATCAAAGGGCTTTTATGGACCAAGCCTTCAGTGCTGCTCCAGTCCACACTAAGGGAATAAATCTTCAGTGGGTATGATACATCTCAGTAGCTGTAGCTGCCTAAAAGTTTGTCATCCCATCTAAACTAATCAATCCccaaagagagaagaaaaaggtagGTAGTTCCAAAAGTGATTTCTTCCTGGGGTGTTTGGATGCTCAGGAATCAGCTAGGAGGTCAACATGGAGTCCTCCAAATTTTCTAAAGTTTTTAACtattggtggtttttttgtaaataataggaaaaaaagtgaatttacaatttttagaaaataaaactataaatgcaaaaataaaaatggttaaACAGAAAAGTATGCAGCTATGATTTGATTTGGCAccaatttttcaaaagcttgcCTCATGCCTATCTTTTAGgtgcatttctaaaaatattataattataTAGGTCATACAAAAAAATTCTGGCTTTTGTCAGTGTCttttgtgaaattaaaaattttcatcACACAGGGCTTTTGATGGGAAGTAATCTACAACGTGGCATGTTTAGAATGGTTTAATGAATCAGTTCTTACTTCTGTAATCAGATTGACAGGTTGTTTTGTAAACAGTTGATAATGTAATGACAAATCATTGCTTctggtttttgtgtgttttcagaTAAAAGAGTAGTGGATACCATTGCTAACTCTGATGCTTACTTGGAGGACCTTTTTACAGATTATTATGAAAAAGCTGCGAGCATGACTGATCTCTCTACAAGCTATCTCAGAGAAGGGTCTCATATCCGCATTAATTTACT from Gavia stellata isolate bGavSte3 chromosome 8, bGavSte3.hap2, whole genome shotgun sequence includes the following:
- the PJVK gene encoding pejvakin, whose protein sequence is MFAAATKNFVKQVGDGGRLVPVPSLSEADKYQPLSLVIKKRKCLLSKKSKFAATPFTLKDILQGEKEISAGVSSYQLLNYEDKSDVSLNGRRGNQIMNDVGFDVAGSDSVAFKASFGIVTKHEVEVPTLLKELTTRKINFDHCLVHQSRKSRMEILCVVMESIRTTRQCSLTVHTGMRGETMRFHIIEDQNYKGRDKAIVFPAHTTIAFTVFELYIHLDGNFELCVTPVSKGGFEKEKSGSSSLTKLRRLKSNLFHRNKRVVDTIANSDAYLEDLFTDYYEKAASMTDLSTSYLREGSHIRINLLNNNIPKGPCVLCGMGSSKRETVYGCLECSFNGQKYVRLHAVPCFDLWHKRVK